In one window of Astyanax mexicanus isolate ESR-SI-001 chromosome 18, AstMex3_surface, whole genome shotgun sequence DNA:
- the si:ch211-11n16.2 gene encoding zinc finger FYVE domain-containing protein 1, producing MSEMLLKEMEEVSLGPPSKKEEKEREGRSFLLVDGSEALQVKDEAHFLQKLGCNGSQGVKVLSIFGNTGDGKSHTLNHVLFDGEEVFATSPSPNSCTIGVWAAYDQRLGLVVLDTEGLLGASTQQNQRMRMLLKVLAVSDIAVYRTRAERLHNDLFQFLGSASAAYLKHFTPQLRALSNRCGLDVPISNLGPAVVVFQETSRTQLLGHDSSGPADVLLQKRFHDLGQGTEAFSSVQYVGTQTITPPTDYSQLLEVIRQQVKNTASRAPRQPAIVYSALQALSERFCGEISDDKISMYSFFPDEYFTCPSVCLSCSVRCKNGMNHQKDRVPHMADGLCQYAHQYNNKVLICKRCYEGGREVIVIPKTSASTDNQWLGLAKYAWSGYVLECPNCGIIYRSRQYWMGNQDPESSVVRPEVKHVWMGSETFQTDHQNAAQRVLDGVNYVIQSMAEYSVGPTKAVTSWITDQVAPPYWRPNAEITECHGCKRVFEEAERKHHCRSCGEGFCQACSTRSMPVPEKGWGSSPVRVCDACHREGGAAQSSQVAQTEPRALVARRVTEVAQSTLDLVSNAVDYPLCFVKGVARPEYWVPDHEITTCHQCSRDFTSTVPKHHCRACGQGVCGGCSTQNRPVPARGWDHPVRVCDGCAASLDTQ from the exons ATGTCGGAGATGCTGCTGAAGGAGATGGAAGAGGTCTCTCTGGGTCCGCCGTCCAAGAAAGAGGAGAAGGAGCGGGAAGGCCGGAGTTTCCTCTTAGTGGATGGAAGCGAAGCTCTGCAG GTGAAGGATGAAGCTCACTTCCTGCAGAAGCTGGGTTGTAATGGCAGCCAAGGAGTCAAAGTGCTGTCCATCTTTGGCAACACGGGTGATGGAAAATCGCACACGCTCAACCACGTGCTTTTCGATGGCGAGGAGGTTTTCGCCACGTCTCCTTCCCCTAACTCCTGCACCATCGGAGTGTGGGCCGCCTATGACCAGCGCCTGGGTTTGGTGGTTCTGGACACAGAGGGCTTGCTGGGCGCCTCCACGCAGCAGAACCAGCGTATGCGCATGCTGCTGAAGGTGCTGGCCGTGTCTGACATCGCCGTGTACCGGACTCGGGCCGAGCGGCTGCACAATGACCTCTTTCAGTTCCTGGGGAGCGCCTCAGCTGCCTACCTGAAGCACTTCACCCCCCAGCTGCGCGCCCTTTCCAACCGCTGCGGGCTGGACGTGCCCATCTCTAACCTTGGACCAGCGGTGGTGGTGTTCCAGGAGACCTCTCGCACTCAGCTGCTGGGCCACG ACAGCTCAGGCCCAGCAGACGTACTGCTTCAGAAGCGTTTCCACGACCTGGGTCAGGGTACTGAAGCCTTCAGCTCGGTTCAGTACGTGGGAACCCAAACCATCACGCCCCCCACAGACTACTCCCAGCTACTGGAAGTCATCCGGCAGCAGGTGAAGAACACGGCGTCTCGAGCCCCCCGGCAGCCTGCCATCGTCTACAGCGCCCTGCAG GCCCTGAGTGAGCGGTTCTGTGGAGAGATCTCCGACGACAAAATCAGCATGTACTCCTTCTTTCCTGACGAATATTTCACCTGCCCCTCGGTCTGCCTCAGCTGCAG cgtTCGGTGTAAGAACGGAATGAACCACCAGAAAGACAGAGTGCCACATATGGCTGATGGACTTTGCCAGTACGCCCATCAGTACAATAACAAGGTCCTCATCTGCAAG AGATGCtatgagggagggagggaggtgatAGTCATTCCCAAAACGTCAGCCTCTACAGACAACCAGTGGCTGGGTCTGGCCAAGTATGCCTGGTCCGG ATATGTGCTGGAGTGTCCCAACTGCGGCATTATCTACCGGAGCAGACAGTACTGGATGGGGAACCAAGACCCTGAGAGCAGCGTGGTGCGTCCTGAGGTCAAGCACGTCTGGATGGGG TCGGAAACCTTCCAGACTGACCATCAGAACGCTGCCCAGCGCGTGCTGGATGGAGTCAACTATGTCATTCAGTCCATGGCGGAGTACAGCGTCGGCCCCACTAAAGCCGTCACTTCCTGGATCACTGACCAGGTGGCCCCCCCGTACTGGAGACCTAATGCTGAGATTACA GAATGCCATGGCTGTAAGCGAGTGTTTGAGGAGGCGGAGAGGAAGCACCACTGCCGCTCGTGTGGGGAGGGGTTCTGCCAGGCCTGTTCCACCCGCAGCATGCCCGTACCCGAGAAAGGCTGGGGCAGCAGCCCGGTCAGGGTGTGTGATGCATGCCACCGGGAAGGAGGAGCTGCACAATCCAGCCAAG TTGCCCAGACAGAGCCTCGGGCGCTGGTGGCCCGCAGGGTGACGGAAGTGGCCCAGTCCACACTGGACCTGGTCTCCAATGCTGTGGACTACCCTCTCT gCTTTGTAAAGGGTGTGGCTCGCCCTGAGTATTGGGTTCCGGACCACGAGATCACAACATGTCACCAGTGCTCCAGAGACTTCACCTCCACAGTGCCCAAACACCACTGCCGGGCGTGCGGACAGGGCGTGTGTGGGGGCTGCTCCACCCAGAACCGGCCCGTTCCAGCACGTGGCTGGGATCACCCCGTGCGGGTTTGTGACGGATGCGCCGCTAGCCTGGACACCCAGTGA